A genomic region of Rhodospirillales bacterium contains the following coding sequences:
- the mgtE gene encoding magnesium transporter encodes MAEATEQKELPENTENQTFIGLSDADIQTVEEALEEGNTAHVEAVIADLGTVDTAELLSKVSDENRQTLLDSHGHAIDAEVFTELAPELSRTTLESMSAEQVAKLISDLDSDDALDLIVDLSPIFQKEILRKLSGDIRVTLEEGLRFPEYSAGRLMQREFVAVPDFWTVGKTIDYLRDAAEELPSDFFDIFIITPTYRITGEMPLNRLVRSRRDVKVKDLTLDTVHPIPATLDQEEVAQLFRRENLTSAPVVDEEDRLIGVITIDDVVDVIDEEAQEDFMKMAGVDQDDLYRAILSTTTSRFRWLFINLLTAIAASVVISFFDATIQQVVALAVLMPIVASMGGNAGTQALAVAVRALATRELSQVNAVRIIWKETVVGVLNGAAFAIITGIITALWFASPMLGAVIAAAMIINLIVAGMSGAGIPLILSRMGSDPALSSSVFLTTITDIIGFFAFLGLAAIFLI; translated from the coding sequence ATGGCAGAAGCAACGGAACAAAAAGAGCTTCCTGAAAACACGGAAAACCAGACCTTCATCGGCCTGAGCGACGCCGACATCCAGACCGTTGAAGAAGCACTGGAAGAAGGCAACACCGCCCATGTTGAGGCCGTCATCGCCGATCTGGGAACCGTTGACACAGCCGAACTGCTCAGCAAAGTCAGTGACGAAAACCGTCAAACGCTTCTGGATTCCCATGGCCACGCCATTGATGCCGAAGTTTTCACAGAACTCGCCCCAGAGCTAAGCCGCACCACGCTGGAAAGCATGAGCGCCGAACAAGTCGCTAAACTAATCTCTGATTTGGACAGCGACGACGCCCTGGATCTTATTGTTGACCTGTCCCCCATCTTTCAGAAGGAAATCCTGCGCAAACTCTCCGGTGACATCCGGGTCACGCTGGAGGAAGGCCTGCGCTTCCCGGAATACAGCGCCGGGCGCCTGATGCAGCGCGAATTTGTCGCCGTCCCCGATTTCTGGACGGTCGGGAAGACCATTGATTACCTGCGGGATGCTGCCGAAGAACTGCCATCGGACTTTTTCGATATTTTCATCATCACCCCGACCTACCGGATCACTGGGGAAATGCCGCTGAACCGACTGGTCCGCTCCCGGCGGGACGTCAAGGTCAAGGATTTGACTCTTGATACCGTTCACCCGATACCCGCGACTCTTGACCAGGAAGAAGTTGCCCAGCTTTTCCGGCGGGAGAACCTGACCTCCGCCCCCGTGGTCGATGAAGAAGACCGCCTGATCGGGGTCATCACCATTGACGACGTCGTCGACGTTATTGATGAGGAAGCCCAGGAAGACTTCATGAAAATGGCTGGGGTCGATCAGGACGACTTGTACCGCGCCATTTTATCGACGACGACCTCCCGCTTTCGCTGGCTGTTTATAAATTTGCTAACCGCGATTGCCGCGTCGGTCGTTATTTCCTTTTTTGATGCCACCATCCAGCAAGTTGTGGCGCTGGCAGTCCTGATGCCGATTGTCGCCTCGATGGGCGGCAACGCCGGGACGCAGGCGCTCGCCGTTGCGGTGCGCGCACTGGCCACCCGGGAACTCTCGCAGGTCAACGCCGTACGGATCATCTGGAAAGAAACGGTGGTCGGCGTGTTAAACGGCGCCGCTTTTGCCATCATCACCGGCATCATCACTGCCCTTTGGTTTGCCAGCCCGATGCTGGGGGCTGTTATCGCCGCGGCCATGATTATCAACCTGATTGTCGCGGGAATGTCCGGAGCCGGAATCCCCTTGATCCTCAGCCGCATGGGCAGCGACCCGGCCCTGTCCTCAAGCGTTTTCCTGACCACCATCACCGACATCATCGGCTTCTTTGCCTTTCTGGGACTGGCCGCGATCTTCCTGATTTAA
- a CDS encoding GNAT family N-acetyltransferase yields the protein MSASKLIRPSVDYKDSYLKALAEYHEQGRVLYLDATVLKGDFQAFVDNLNAERGIPHRKYQDWVEPVPETILWLVKDGEYLGTVFIRHRLNWHLEKWGGHINFVIRPSMRGKGFGKKLLLKAIPFANYLGIEKALLTVDPYDKAAIRVVESCGGVYEDDLPETDQFPARKRYWLDCT from the coding sequence ATGTCCGCATCCAAACTGATAAGACCTTCTGTAGATTATAAAGACAGCTACCTGAAAGCCCTCGCGGAATACCACGAACAAGGGCGGGTTTTGTATCTGGACGCTACCGTCCTGAAGGGTGACTTTCAGGCCTTTGTCGATAATTTGAATGCCGAACGCGGCATCCCCCATCGAAAATATCAGGACTGGGTTGAACCGGTTCCCGAAACGATCTTATGGCTGGTAAAGGACGGAGAATATCTTGGCACCGTTTTTATCCGCCACCGCCTGAACTGGCATCTGGAAAAATGGGGCGGGCACATTAATTTTGTCATTCGCCCCTCCATGCGCGGCAAGGGATTTGGTAAAAAACTTCTGCTCAAAGCCATCCCGTTCGCCAATTATCTGGGCATTGAAAAAGCGCTCCTGACTGTTGATCCCTATGATAAAGCCGCCATCCGCGTGGTTGAATCATGTGGCGGCGTATATGAAGACGACCTCCCGGAAACAGACCAGTTCCCCGCCCGTAAACGTTACTGGCTGGATTGCACCTAA
- a CDS encoding NADP-dependent malic enzyme → MTKDALHDDALAYHSGKKPGKIEIRATKPMETQRDLALAYSPGVAVPCLEIEKDPLKALDYTARGNLVAVISNGTAVLGLGNIGALASKPVMEGKSVLFKKFADIDSIDIEIDETDVDTLVETIARLEPSFGGINLEDIKAPECFEVERRLKERMNIPVFHDDQHGTAIIVGAAFTNWLKISGRDINKIKLVTSGAGASATACLNILIELGLPRDNITVCDSKGVVYKGRTEYMDPIKEKFAVDTNARTLDEAMEGADVFLGLSAAGVVKKEMVAKMGDAPLLMTLANPTPEIMPNEALEAKPDAIICTGRSDYPNQVNNVLCFPFIFRGALDVGATAINEEMKLACVKALAELARKEATAEVAAVYSNEHLQFGPEYMIPKPFDPRLIAELPAAVAKAAMDSGVATRPITDMDAYREKLEQYTVHTNMMMRPVISRARKDPKRVVYCEGEEENVLRAVQVVIDDNLARPILIGRRRVVENRLEKFRLRMEIDKDFEIIDPEDDPRYHDYWTSYHEIMQRRGITPAIAKFTLRTNTTAIGALMVAKDEADSMVCGITGQYHVHLKHIMDIIGKKDGVKTIGALMPLLLEKGPYFLCDTHVNDNPTAEEISEMAMMAAEEIRRFGIVPKIGLLSYSNFGNYNSPSAEKMRKAAALLRSEYDGTDIEVEGEMQADTALSESIREVIMPNAKMKGEANLLISPNIDAANIGYNMLKILGNGIPIGPILMGAARPVHILTTASSARRIINVTALATVGAQIYEEEHG, encoded by the coding sequence ATGACAAAAGACGCCCTTCACGATGATGCGCTGGCCTATCACAGCGGTAAAAAGCCGGGGAAAATCGAAATCCGCGCAACCAAACCAATGGAAACGCAGCGCGATCTGGCGCTGGCCTATTCACCGGGCGTGGCGGTTCCCTGCCTTGAGATAGAAAAAGACCCGCTGAAAGCGCTGGATTACACCGCGCGCGGCAATCTGGTGGCTGTCATTTCAAACGGCACGGCCGTTTTGGGGCTGGGCAATATCGGCGCGCTGGCTTCCAAGCCGGTGATGGAGGGGAAATCCGTCCTGTTCAAAAAATTCGCCGACATCGATTCGATTGATATCGAGATCGACGAAACTGATGTCGACACCTTGGTGGAAACCATTGCCCGGCTGGAACCCAGCTTCGGCGGCATCAATCTGGAAGACATCAAAGCCCCGGAATGTTTTGAAGTCGAACGCCGCCTGAAAGAACGCATGAACATTCCCGTCTTTCATGACGACCAGCACGGCACGGCAATTATCGTCGGTGCGGCCTTTACCAATTGGCTGAAAATTTCCGGCCGGGACATCAATAAAATCAAACTGGTCACCAGCGGCGCCGGCGCGTCGGCCACGGCCTGCCTGAACATCCTGATCGAACTGGGCCTGCCGCGTGACAACATCACCGTTTGCGACAGCAAAGGCGTGGTCTATAAGGGCCGGACCGAATATATGGACCCGATTAAGGAAAAATTCGCCGTCGACACCAACGCCCGGACACTGGACGAAGCGATGGAAGGCGCTGATGTTTTCCTCGGCCTATCTGCCGCCGGCGTGGTGAAAAAGGAAATGGTCGCCAAAATGGGCGATGCGCCCCTGCTGATGACCCTCGCCAACCCGACGCCCGAAATCATGCCAAACGAAGCCTTGGAAGCCAAACCCGATGCCATCATCTGCACCGGGCGGTCTGACTACCCGAACCAGGTCAACAACGTCTTGTGCTTCCCGTTTATCTTCCGCGGCGCTCTGGATGTCGGCGCGACGGCGATTAACGAGGAAATGAAACTGGCCTGCGTCAAGGCACTGGCCGAACTGGCCCGCAAGGAAGCCACAGCAGAAGTCGCCGCCGTCTATAGCAACGAGCACCTGCAATTCGGGCCGGAATACATGATCCCGAAACCGTTCGATCCGCGCCTGATCGCCGAACTGCCCGCAGCTGTCGCCAAAGCGGCCATGGATAGCGGTGTAGCCACCCGTCCGATCACCGACATGGACGCCTACCGCGAAAAGCTGGAACAATACACCGTCCACACAAACATGATGATGCGCCCGGTCATCTCCCGCGCCCGCAAAGACCCGAAACGGGTCGTCTATTGCGAAGGCGAGGAAGAAAACGTCCTGCGCGCCGTTCAGGTTGTCATCGACGATAATCTGGCCCGCCCGATCCTGATCGGCCGGCGCCGAGTCGTGGAAAACCGCCTCGAAAAATTCCGCCTGCGGATGGAAATCGACAAGGATTTCGAGATTATCGACCCGGAAGACGATCCCCGTTATCACGATTACTGGACGAGCTACCATGAAATCATGCAGCGGCGCGGTATTACTCCGGCGATTGCCAAATTCACCTTGCGGACCAACACCACCGCCATCGGCGCCCTGATGGTCGCCAAGGATGAAGCGGATTCGATGGTCTGCGGCATCACCGGCCAGTACCACGTCCACCTGAAACACATCATGGACATTATCGGCAAGAAAGACGGCGTCAAAACCATCGGCGCCCTGATGCCCCTGCTGCTGGAAAAAGGCCCGTACTTCCTGTGCGACACGCACGTCAACGACAACCCGACCGCCGAGGAAATCTCTGAAATGGCCATGATGGCCGCCGAGGAAATCCGCCGCTTCGGGATTGTTCCGAAAATTGGACTGCTGTCCTATTCCAACTTCGGAAACTATAACAGCCCCTCGGCCGAAAAAATGCGTAAAGCCGCCGCTCTGCTCCGCTCCGAATATGATGGCACGGATATCGAGGTCGAAGGCGAAATGCAGGCCGACACAGCCCTGTCGGAAAGCATCCGGGAAGTCATCATGCCGAATGCAAAAATGAAGGGCGAAGCCAACCTGTTGATTTCCCCGAACATCGACGCCGCCAACATCGGTTACAACATGTTGAAAATTCTCGGCAACGGTATTCCGATCGGCCCGATCCTGATGGGCGCGGCCCGCCCGGTCCATATCCTGACAACGGCCTCCTCGGCCCGACGGATCATTAACGTTACGGCCCTTGCCACCGTCGGCGCCCAGATTTACGAGGAAGAACACGGTTAA
- the ispH gene encoding 4-hydroxy-3-methylbut-2-enyl diphosphate reductase: MTKTPLKIILAAPRGFCAGVDRAIQIVERALGTYGAPVYVRHEIVHNKFVVDSLKDKGAVFVEELDEIPDDGQPVVFSAHGVPKAVPEAAARREMFYIDATCPLVSKVHREAERHYKEGRQIILIGHEGHPEVIGTMGQLPAGAVLLVETAEDVETVIVNDPDNLAYCTQTTLSVDDTAQVLTALQARFPAIKGPRREDICYATTNRQAAVREISQMCDALLVIGAPNSSNSRRLVEAAKTYGCEKAQLIQRAADIDFDWLTGVEILGITAGASAPETLVEEVVAATKERFDVNVEEHAIARETVTFKLPKAVATA; encoded by the coding sequence ATGACAAAAACGCCGCTAAAAATCATATTGGCCGCGCCGCGCGGCTTTTGCGCCGGGGTGGACCGGGCGATCCAGATCGTCGAACGGGCGCTGGGGACGTATGGCGCGCCGGTGTATGTGCGGCATGAGATCGTCCACAACAAGTTCGTCGTGGATAGCCTGAAAGACAAGGGGGCTGTGTTTGTCGAAGAGCTGGACGAGATCCCCGATGACGGGCAGCCGGTTGTGTTTTCCGCCCATGGCGTGCCGAAGGCCGTGCCGGAAGCGGCTGCGCGCCGCGAAATGTTTTATATTGATGCGACGTGTCCGCTGGTCAGCAAGGTTCACCGCGAGGCCGAGCGCCATTATAAGGAAGGGCGGCAGATTATCCTGATCGGGCATGAAGGCCACCCGGAAGTGATCGGTACGATGGGCCAGTTGCCTGCCGGGGCGGTGTTGCTGGTCGAAACGGCGGAGGATGTCGAAACGGTCATTGTGAATGATCCCGACAATCTGGCGTATTGCACCCAGACGACGCTGTCGGTGGATGATACGGCACAGGTTTTAACCGCGCTGCAAGCCCGCTTTCCGGCCATCAAGGGACCGCGCCGCGAGGATATATGCTATGCCACGACCAACCGGCAGGCAGCTGTGCGGGAGATTTCCCAGATGTGCGATGCGCTTTTGGTGATCGGCGCGCCGAATTCATCCAATTCCCGGCGGCTGGTCGAGGCCGCAAAGACCTACGGCTGTGAGAAGGCGCAACTGATCCAGCGGGCGGCAGATATAGATTTTGACTGGCTGACGGGGGTTGAAATCCTGGGGATTACCGCCGGGGCTTCGGCACCGGAAACGTTGGTCGAGGAAGTCGTGGCGGCCACCAAAGAGCGTTTCGATGTCAATGTCGAAGAACATGCTATTGCCCGCGAAACCGTGACGTTCAAATTACCCAAGGCCGTGGCTACGGCATAA
- a CDS encoding YgjV family protein has translation MELLVYNIILCGGFLVSFVVPHMPGRQMMLWGNVMACILFSTYFYGVGEVSAMLALMIAGTSSLMQSLIPKERLDETLAVRLLIAVVMAGVSIKISYHDAMDLLPLMAVIMMRFSETFKDPQMLRVGNVLPLMLWTYFNYDAGLYLPMWGDALMLISYFWAILRVEQMRRRVPVAVAAE, from the coding sequence ATGGAATTGCTGGTTTACAACATCATTTTGTGTGGCGGATTTCTTGTTTCCTTTGTTGTGCCACATATGCCGGGGCGTCAGATGATGCTCTGGGGTAATGTTATGGCATGTATACTCTTTTCTACTTATTTCTATGGGGTTGGTGAGGTATCGGCGATGCTGGCGTTGATGATCGCCGGGACGTCATCGTTGATGCAAAGTCTCATTCCCAAAGAGCGGCTGGATGAAACACTGGCTGTTCGTTTGCTGATTGCCGTGGTTATGGCCGGTGTCAGCATCAAGATTTCCTATCATGATGCTATGGATTTGCTGCCGCTGATGGCGGTGATTATGATGCGCTTTTCGGAAACGTTTAAAGACCCGCAAATGCTTCGTGTAGGTAATGTCTTGCCACTTATGCTGTGGACGTATTTTAACTATGATGCCGGGCTTTATTTGCCGATGTGGGGTGATGCTTTGATGCTGATCTCGTATTTCTGGGCGATCTTGCGCGTGGAGCAGATGCGCCGCCGGGTGCCGGTGGCTGTGGCGGCAGAGTAG
- the rnhA gene encoding ribonuclease HI — protein sequence MRLCRFAPDDSARDALRKGFGLVNVIEIYTDGACSGNPGPGGWGAVMRWNGHEKELSGGADDTTNNRMEMTAVIEALAALKKPSKVALYTDSTYVKDGLEKWIHGWKKRGWKTADKKPVKNQDLWEALDDSMQKHDVTLHWVRGHNGHPENERADALAVAAIPRKD from the coding sequence ATGCGGCTTTGCCGCTTCGCGCCGGATGACTCGGCCCGGGATGCTTTAAGAAAGGGCTTTGGTTTGGTTAACGTTATTGAAATTTATACAGACGGTGCATGTAGCGGGAACCCCGGGCCGGGGGGGTGGGGGGCGGTCATGCGCTGGAACGGCCACGAGAAAGAACTGTCCGGCGGCGCGGACGACACTACCAATAACCGCATGGAAATGACGGCCGTGATCGAGGCGCTTGCGGCGCTGAAAAAACCGTCCAAGGTTGCGCTTTATACCGATAGTACCTATGTCAAGGACGGGCTGGAGAAATGGATTCACGGCTGGAAAAAGCGCGGCTGGAAGACGGCCGATAAGAAGCCGGTGAAAAATCAGGATCTCTGGGAGGCGCTGGACGATAGCATGCAAAAACACGATGTGACGCTGCACTGGGTCAGGGGGCATAACGGTCACCCGGAGAATGAGCGGGCGGATGCCCTGGCCGTTGCGGCTATTCCCCGCAAAGATTAA
- a CDS encoding PBP1A family penicillin-binding protein: MTKKKSKSTKSAKKKKPSLLLRLVKALFVLGLWTAIILTLVIAWYATELPSLIDKPQFERKTTIYVEARDGSPLTRYGELHGVSVSVDELPPHLIYAVIATEDRRFYQHHGIDPVGIARAMAANLIKGRVAQGGSTITQQLAKNLFLSHERTLKRKIQEALLALWLEHELTKDEILSAYLNRVYLGSGAYGVDAAARLYFNKPASKLNLYESAMLAGLLKAPTRYSPLNNPELARQRTRTVLAAMNDAGYITEAQAGTSQMLPAPADNAGMNDQVRYFTDWVTADLNDLIGTPDRNITVTTTLDPDIQKAAEQALANTLNKNGEDRHITQGALIVMTPDGALLAMVGGNDFHASQFNRATQAQRPPGSAFKPIVYLTALEEDWAPDDKILDAPITEGEYRPENFHNEYQGEVTLEYALTHSLNTPTVRLMKQIGIGNTIQTARALGIDAKLNRDLSLALGSSGIPLLEMVTAYAVLANDGYKAAPYAITKIEDENGMLIYQRPDRSREKRVVKGTAVRDLTDMLENVIREGTGRRAALPGISAAGKTGTSQDFRDAWFIGYTDRFVAGVWLGNDDNSPMNGVGGGGLPAQIWQETMHAAYKKEESYKPAPSSPVKSSDDFSEFLRRIMNLND; the protein is encoded by the coding sequence ATGACCAAGAAAAAAAGCAAATCGACAAAAAGCGCTAAAAAGAAAAAACCATCACTGCTTTTACGTCTGGTGAAAGCCCTGTTTGTGCTCGGCCTGTGGACGGCGATCATCCTGACGCTTGTCATCGCCTGGTATGCCACGGAGCTACCCAGTTTGATCGACAAACCGCAATTCGAGCGCAAAACAACGATCTATGTCGAGGCCCGTGACGGCAGCCCTCTGACCCGCTACGGCGAGCTACACGGCGTCAGCGTTTCTGTCGATGAACTGCCGCCGCATTTGATCTATGCCGTGATTGCCACCGAAGACCGCCGCTTTTACCAACATCACGGCATTGATCCGGTGGGAATTGCACGGGCCATGGCCGCCAACCTGATCAAGGGCCGCGTGGCGCAGGGCGGATCGACCATCACCCAGCAACTGGCCAAAAACCTGTTCTTGTCGCACGAACGCACCTTGAAGCGTAAAATTCAGGAAGCCCTTCTGGCCCTCTGGCTGGAACACGAACTCACCAAAGACGAAATCCTCAGCGCCTACCTGAACCGGGTTTATCTCGGTTCCGGCGCTTACGGCGTCGATGCGGCGGCACGGCTATATTTCAACAAACCGGCCAGCAAACTCAACTTGTATGAATCGGCGATGCTGGCGGGCTTGCTCAAAGCCCCGACCCGCTATTCGCCTCTGAACAACCCGGAACTGGCACGGCAACGCACCCGTACGGTTCTGGCCGCCATGAACGATGCCGGCTACATTACCGAGGCCCAGGCCGGAACCAGCCAGATGCTCCCGGCTCCGGCTGACAATGCGGGCATGAACGATCAGGTACGCTACTTCACCGATTGGGTCACCGCCGACCTGAACGACCTGATCGGCACGCCCGACCGCAATATTACCGTCACAACGACACTTGATCCGGACATTCAAAAAGCCGCCGAACAGGCACTGGCCAACACGTTAAACAAAAACGGCGAAGACCGTCACATCACGCAAGGCGCCCTGATTGTCATGACTCCCGACGGCGCGCTGCTGGCCATGGTGGGCGGCAACGATTTCCACGCCAGCCAGTTCAACCGCGCCACCCAGGCCCAGCGCCCTCCCGGCTCGGCCTTTAAACCGATCGTCTACCTGACCGCACTGGAAGAAGACTGGGCCCCCGACGATAAAATTCTCGATGCACCGATCACAGAAGGCGAATACCGCCCGGAAAACTTCCATAATGAATATCAGGGGGAAGTCACTCTGGAATATGCACTGACGCATTCGCTGAACACCCCGACCGTGCGCCTGATGAAACAAATCGGCATCGGTAACACCATCCAGACAGCCCGTGCTCTGGGGATAGACGCCAAACTGAACCGCGATTTAAGTCTGGCGCTGGGCAGCAGCGGCATCCCCTTGCTGGAAATGGTCACAGCTTATGCGGTTCTGGCCAATGACGGTTACAAAGCCGCCCCCTACGCCATCACAAAAATCGAGGATGAAAACGGCATGCTGATCTACCAGCGCCCGGACCGCTCGCGCGAAAAGCGGGTCGTCAAGGGCACCGCCGTCCGCGATCTGACCGATATGCTGGAAAACGTCATCAGGGAAGGTACAGGCCGGCGGGCCGCTCTGCCCGGCATCAGCGCCGCCGGAAAAACCGGCACATCACAGGATTTCCGGGACGCGTGGTTTATCGGTTATACTGATCGGTTCGTAGCGGGAGTCTGGCTGGGCAATGATGACAACAGCCCCATGAATGGCGTTGGCGGCGGCGGCCTCCCCGCACAAATCTGGCAGGAAACCATGCATGCCGCCTATAAAAAAGAGGAAAGCTACAAACCGGCGCCCTCTTCGCCCGTCAAATCATCTGATGACTTTTCCGAATTCCTGCGCCGGATCATGAATCTGAACGACTAG